Within the Naumovozyma castellii chromosome 1, complete genome genome, the region tggaaattgaaattgacGTTGAACTACTAGTACTTGTGGGTGCAGTACTAGTTATTGTAGATGTACTCATTGTCGAGCTTGatgctgaagaagaggaaaatttAGCAACAGAACTCTTTTCCGTCGTGCTTGATGTCGTGGTTGGTTGCAAAGTTTGAGTTGTTTTTGATGTAACTGTCGAACTGTGAGATTGCACAATTGATGATGTGGTAGTTTCAATGGTGCTAGATGTCATCTTTTCCACTTGACCAGTTGAAGACGAGGATGACGAACTTAAAAGTTTGCTAGATGTTGTTGGTACTGTCGATGAAGATGCTAGGGGTTTGACATatgttgttgatgttttttttttggtaTTTGTTGATGACAATTCTAAAAGGGAGTTAAACTCAGAGGGCAGTATTGGAACATTTTGTTGTAAATTTATATATCCAAACACAGAATTTTCTGGACTACCACATTGTTCATAACCATAACCTGGGCAACTAGTATCACATTGACTTAAATCTGTTGTTGATGAAGGGGCCGAGTTGGAACACCAACACATATATTTCTGTACAATTGCATAATTATATCCTTGACAATGGCCCGAGCATAACCCATTACTTTGGAATTGATTTTCAAATCCTGAATTTTCTGCAACATTCTCGGTCGAGCAAAGACTCTGTGCTGCATGCACATTCTGTATGGTCGttaaaaaacaaaacaatattattatgGTTGCCTGTGTCGATATATGTATCATTATTGATATGGAACtaaaatgaaatgaattgaataaaaaaagGAATCGAACGAACTAAGGAGAAAACGGAAAGACGAAATGaactgaagaaaaaaatgagaTGATCGCAGAGAGGGGGAATGCAAAATAAAACTGATTGGATGTTATCCTTTTTTGCCCTTTCAGTACTATGTGCTTGAACGGAATTGAATACGAATTACtatattgaattaatgCGTTAACTAGTCTGGCAAGGAAATTAGAGAGAAAGTATCCAAATGTTGCCAAATCCTTGTGTTCttttattagaaaatttttgacggcacatattttttttccgtgattgttgttgttttttctCAAAATACGTACGTACACACGTACGTCGTAGGAGTCGTTTGTTTGTCTTTCTTTAGTCCGCTGCTGCATTCCGTTGCGGCAATTTTGTGGACTGTTTCCCTTTTGGGCGACACGCGCACAGATCCTTCAGGACAGCTGTCACCCATTGACAGTGGCTGCGGCCTTTTCTGAGCAAAGCACAACATTCGGTGTTAGGTCCTCGAGGTTGCCTGGCGCGtgtttcctctttgggACAGGTGTTTCCCAAAGAAGAACCACCGTAGTCGTCCCCTTCTGGTCTGGCCCTTCCGAGAATATCATATGGTGAATGCCcctgaaaaagaaaatagcAGTCCGAGTTAGGTAAAGCCACATCGTTTTAGTGACAGTGACTGTTTACTTCACCTTGACGTTCTCCAATTGGGGCCCATGAAAACTAAAACTAAACATAAGTCAGCGAACATAACGCTAGACATCGTAGGATGCAATAATTGGAAGACATAAATGCCAATTGAGGCTTGCAGGGAAGTACGTATTTTGAGGCTTTAAACACAAACTGTTTATGACAATTAGTTCTTCGAAAGGAATGTTGGGCTACCAATGTGGTCcgaaattttaataaagtaGAGGTTTGTCTCAGAGTTTCTTGGCTGAATTGTCACTCTGCAAGAGTGCTCAGAACAAACCTACGTAGGTATATATCTTTGTAAGAAAACAGTCCGGTAATCGCTAAAGCTCGGTCGGTAAACCCAATTCCgataaataaaaacaaaagtGTTGCTTTGAGAAGTAGAGAGAATGGCGTGACTGAAGCAAGTTGCAACAACATTTCCATAACAATCCATCCTGATCTAAAACTAAAAACACTAGCTTATATGAAATCAAAGCAAATTAGATGGTGATACCAATAATGACTTTCCAAAGGGAAAGTCGATAAGGTAAATGTTACATACACATCAATTGTGTCTTTCTATCGATTTGAGCTGATCTAGGCTTTCTTCTCCTTTATATACCCTAGTTATTATGATGCTTTTTCGTTAATACAAGCCTTATTCAGTCTAAAGTAAGTATACCGTGTGTCTTCCCCATCGTGATGGCAATCCATTTTCTGAAAGGGCTTCAAAAAGCGAGTTTTATAGAACGTTacatatttttaaattacaCTTTAGGAATGGAAATTTACATCTTTATTATTCCTGTTTCCTTGTCTACCCTTTCTCTGGCAACCTTTTGTTCGTATGGAAGATCCgttttcattcaattcactGTTAGATGTTGTAATTCTTCGAGAGTCTCAGGATGAAAGATCTTAGTTACAACGTAACCGCACCAGTTGGAATGCCTTTTGTTGGTAATTAACGCTGCTTTTGAAACAGATTTAGCGATTAAGAATGGTCTCAATACTGAACCATCAGCATCAAGAGCGCACAGAGTAGTTCTTGACTTATTTTTTGGAGCAGCACTAAAGACAATCTATTTTTACCTAAAATAACTAAACTGCTTTTTGTTTCACCAAATCGGAATGCAATTTCCTCACAGTTCCAAATACGACCAccatattttcaattgtatTTGCACTCAGTACACAGTTCATTAATTAGTTCCAGCTTTTTAATGGAGTTAGCACCTAGCTGCCCCCTTTTGGCCTCGACTTTGGCCTCTCCTCTTCATAATTCAAATCAGGGCTCACTTTAGTTGTATCTGTAGTGGATTTAATCAAAATAAAGCATCCTCGCAACTGAAAACTTCGAGCTAGATTTTGCTTATTTTATCCTTTGCCCCTCCATGTAATTCCAGCGTTACTTTTTATCAGTGTATGTTAATCCTTTAATTATATAGcctttttaaataatatctAATACAAGctttaaaatttccataTCATGGAAATgccttttcaaaaaaatttcttcttctccaaatAAGACCTTTAAAAGAAGCTTGTTTTATCAATGTTCAACGAGTAATTGCCATTTGTATGGACCAAACTTAAAGCTTGACGTAACTTCATTTCTCAAGATCACTATCGTTCAAGCTTTGGTTTATTTTTTGCCTGTTCGGGGTAATGCGTATTATAGGCTGTACGTATTAAATAGTCGATAATGGTACGAAATCTCTAACAGATGCTAACACCTGACTTCCAAAGCATTATACTTCTCCAATATCTTTTGTTACACAAGTATCAATTACCACTTACAGAACTTTCAACTTCTTGATACTTGCTTAGAACAAGGAAAGTGTGAGgtacaagaacaacaatacTCCCCtcaaaaaacaaacaaataacTATAAGCCATGCTAGAATCTTTGGCTGCAAACCTTTTAAATAGGTTATTGGGTTCCTATGTGGAAAACTTTGATCCTAATCAACTGCAAATGGGGATTTGGAGCGGGGATGTGAGATTAAAGGGTctgaaattaagaaaagattgtTTGGATCGTTTAGAATTACCGATCGATGTGAAATTCGGTATACTAGGTGAACTTATTTTAAACGTTTCATGGtccaatttgaagaacaagcCAGTGAAGATAAGCATCGAAGATTGTTATCTTCTCTGTTCTCCCAGAGAACTGAATTCATTCCAATCAGATGAACAGATCGAAAGAGAATTAAGACTGAAATTAGGGAAATTGGCAGAATGGGAACTAGCCaacaaaatgaaacaaacaTCACAATCACCATctaatgaaaaggaaaaagatGAATCATTTACGCAATCATTAATAActaaaattattgataatttgCAAATaacattcaaaaatatacaTATTAGATACGAAGATATGAATTGCACGTTTACAAAGACACCATTTACACTGGGTGTAACTTTGAATGAATTATCTGCCATTTCAACTAATTCAGAATGGGAACCAAGTTTCATTGAATTAACTCAGGTAATTACTCATAAATTAATGACATTAGACTCCTTAGCTGTTTACTCCAATACCAATTCTGAATCTCTTCTTGAGCTTGATATGGATACACCAGCAATATATCAGGCATTTCAAGATACGATGATACGCAACGTAGAATCAGCTGATACTGACTCTCAATATTTACTCAAACCTGTTAGTGGGTCTGGTAAATTGAGTATTAACAAGGTAGGGACGACAAAGGAGAATCCTCATATTGATTTGGGACTATCATgtgaagaatttggaatcgaattagatgatgaacTTTATTCTACCTTATTGTACGCATTGACAAAAATACGCCTGAATAGCATAAcacaaaaatataaagtGAATAGACCCAGTTATACAATCGAGGAAAATGCGAGAGGTTGGATGGAATATGCTGCAAAATGTGTTCTACAAGAGGTTAGagataaaaaaaaaatgtggACATGGGATAGTATCAAGAACAAATGTATTCAAAGAAGGGAATACATAGATCTATGGGttgaaaaaatgaaattgaaatcaCTAGATGAACCATTACCTGATTCTGAAAAAGAGGCGAAATTAATAACTTTAACAAAAGTATTACAATATGATGAGATCATAATTTTCAGATCACTTGCCAAGAGAAAATATACACAACTTAAATTGGAGTCATCGGAACTAACGAATCCACCCTCTGCTCGTAGTGCTGAAAATCCGAAAGCTGGTTGGATATCTTCTTGGTGGAGTGGAAATGGAGACCAACCTACAGCGGATGAGATTGTAATctctgaagaagaaaagaaagaactTTATGACGCCATTGATTTCGTGGAAGATAAGCCATTTTTATATGATCTTGATATCCCTAGAGaccaaaccaaaataaaGGTTACCGGTTTATTGAATAAGGGGTTCTTTTCCgttaagaagaaagaattggaGGCACCGTTAGGAGAGAttatctttgaaagatgTTCATTAGAATTTTTACAACGTACCGACTCTTTCAAGGCATCTTTCAAActtcaagaatttaaacTAGAAGATGGTTCTCCAAACACTCTTTATAAACATATTATATTTgctaaagaagaagacacTATAATAAGCACCGAAGGAAATACTGAAAAGCAGCCACTTCTCCAAACAATATACGAATCAAATCCATTAGAAGGTACATCTGATGCAGACCTTGATATTAACTTAAGAGGGATGacaatattttatcatGTTCACTTTTTAACCGAGATAATCAACTTCTTTACACCACCAAAGCAGCATTTGGACTCCTTATCAGCAATCCTCGGCGCTGCTGAATCTACGATGGGATCGTGGACGTCCCAGTCACGTATGGGCATAGAAACCCTCCTAGAGGAACACAAgacaataaatttaaaattagatTTACAGGCACCATTGATTATCTTACCATTAGATCCACACATATGGGAGACTCCTTGTGCTATTATTGATGCTGGTCACATTTCAGTAGCTAGTGAAATTGTACCTAAAGATAAGATACAAGAAATTAAGCAAATGACTCCTTCAGAATATGAGAGTATGACAGATGCTAATATAACGAGGCTAATGTATGACAgattccaaattatttcaCAGGATACACAGATCCTTATTGGTTCTAATTTGCAATCAATGTTACTCTCCCTGACCAATTCTAGCTTTATAGCAACTgagaatttaaatatattagaGAAAATGCGTTTAGAGCTTACATTTGATATGTCAATACTTACTAAGGCACTGCAATTACCAAGGGCTCGTTTGTTTGGCCACCTTCCCCAGTTGCGTTTATCTTTGAATGATTATCAATACAAACTGATGCTACAAATCCTTGAAAAGTGTGTGCTATCTTTATTTGATTACAACAACCAAACTGATTATTCAAAGGTCACcgatattgatgaatcaGACAAAGAACAAAAGCGACTACTTGAAGTGCAAGATATGATTGAGAAAATGACTGAACTCGAGCTAAAGAGAAAGGCTATCGAGATACAATTCGATGttgatcttttcaaaatatcacTTTTAAAATGTACCTGTGCTGAAAGCATGAAATGcaataaattaattgaatttacAGGAAAAAATCTAAGATTTAACTTTGTGAAACAGGCAGTTGAGCTAATGCTGGGAATTACCATCGGAGCACTTACTGTGGAagatttcattgaaaaaagcAATAATGATGAGTTCAAGTATTTGGTAACTTCAGAGACCAAAGCAGTAGAAAACAcaaatcatttatttaatttacaATACAAAAGGGTCCAAAGAATCGTGTCACATGAAAAGAAGTTAATTGAAGTATTTGACCAGGACATTGATATGAATATGAAGATGCTAAGATTGGTTTTGACGCCTAAGTCGTTGCTTACATTAATGAACTTTGTGTTTTTAACCTTCACCGATTCTAATGCACCAGAAACTCCGGCTGACGCTTTACGACATAATACAGAAGACACAGAGGAATCACCTCAAAAGATTAATATGACTTTAAATATGGAAGGTATGGTGattatatttaatgatGACAGTATCAAACTAGCAACCTTAGTAATCTCTGCAGGCGAATTTAAGACAGTTCTTCTTCCAGAAAGTATGCGTGTTAGTCTTAAACTGAACGGGTTTGACTTAACTGATGAAAGTAATACTGGCTTTGCTGATGACTCTGTTTTTAGAAAATTAATTACTATGAAAGGGAAAAACTTGACTGAATTGAACTACGAAACTTTTGATGCAACTACAAATGTCAACCAATACGACTCATTGCTGACCTTTACAACGGGCCCTATGCATGTTAACTTCAATGAAGCATCATTCAATAAACTCATTAGATACTTCTTCAAGTTCCAACAGATGAAATCACTATTTGATAAAGCAAGAGAAATTGCATATAACCAGGCTCCATCCATTGAA harbors:
- the NCAS0A02960 gene encoding WSC domain-containing protein (ancestral locus Anc_4.20) produces the protein MIHISTQATIIILFCFLTTIQNVHAAQSLCSTENVAENSGFENQFQSNGLCSGHCQGYNYAIVQKYMCWCSNSAPSSTTDLSQCDTSCPGYGYEQCGSPENSVFGYINLQQNVPILPSEFNSLLELSSTNTKKKTSTTYVKPLASSSTVPTTSSKLLSSSSSSSTGQVEKMTSSTIETTTSSIVQSHSSTVTSKTTQTLQPTTTSSTTEKSSVAKFSSSSASSSTMSTSTITSTAPTSTSSSTSISISTSASTSTSSIKLDLSTSFIYSIMTVTKVQSESSTNGTIATASNLNYMTTKVITTIFTSPTQNAMVNATMNNYSNHTNDDTQGKSQKGYWQSPGKVAGTFVVVGVVVVVIIAIVVWYFLVRPRNKRDDFERQYNDVVLGRPSGDNGRNSSSVSATHEFVYTDEKGIIHPKTPATAHTSSFHDDASSDISYTRPVIMDQRLDPTQMMAQIENTKSKVSLADDVDYSRKVLRVIND